The DNA window ATGCGTTCACGGCGTTCAATGGCGCCGGACCGGATCTGCAGAAGTTCATCGATTCCGCTTCGCTGCTGGTGCAGGAGGCGCAGGCCAGCGCGGAACCGACCAAGGATCTGCTGGAAAAGATCGGCCCGCTGCTGGACACCCAGAACCAGTCCGATGCCGCCATCCGGTCCTGGACCCAGGATCTGGCGACCGTCACCGACCAACTGCGGGCGCACGATCCGGCGCTGCGCAATGTGATCAACAAGACCCCGGCCGCGGCACAGCAGGTGAGTTCGCTGTTCCAGGATCTGAAACCGACACTGCCGATACTGCTGTCGAATCTGGTCAGCGTCGGTCAGGTCGGTGTGACCTACCATGCCGGTTTGGAGCAGATCCTGGTGGTCTACCCGCCGCTGACCGCGGCCTTCCTGACCGTGATCCGCGGCCCGATCGAATATGGTGCGGTCGTCGACTTCCATCTCGAGCTCAACGATCCGCCGGGCTGCACCACCGGCTTCCTGCGACCGGACCAGCGCCGGTCGCCGGCCGACCTCACGACTCCGGACTCGCCCCCGGGCATGTACTGCAAGGTCGCGCAGAACGCCCGCGAGGCCGTGCGTGGCATTCGCAACACGCCGTGTATGGAAGTGCCGGGCAAGCGCGCACCGACGCCGGAATTGTGCCGTGACCCGAACGGTTACGTGCCCGAGGGTGACAATCCGCCGTTCGGCCCACCGAATCCGGTGACGCCGTCGGGCGATCCGATCGGTGATCAGGGATCAACCCACCCGGCGGCGAGCAGTACCTCACTGGATCCCGGCAGCGGGACATTCGTAGGACCGGACGGACGCACGTACCGTCAGGGGGATATCGGGAAGGACGGATCCGGCACGATACCGTCGAGTTGGCAGGCGATGCTTCAGGAGCAGCAGATATGAGTGAGCGAAGCGAACGAATCATGACACAGCGTGCTTCGCTCATGCCGGAACCGAGCGCCAGCGAGGTGGAGGCATGAGTGATCCAAGTGTGAAGGGCCGGACCCGGCGACGTGCGGTGCGCTCGGTGGGTCCACCGCCGGAGGACACCAGGGAGATCGTGGAGCGGGATACCGCCGCGGACTCCAGCGAACCGGTCGTGCTGTCGAAGGCTGTGGCTGTCGATGTCACGGTAAAGGCGGACAAGGTCGTGGCCACGCCTGTCGAGAGCGCGAGTGCGTCGGCACCGGCGCGCACCACGGATCTCGTCGATGCCGAACCGAAGATGGGTCGGCCCCGCTGGCTACTCGTCGCCGGCGCGGCGGTGGCCGCGGTCGTGGCGATCGCGCTGGTGATCGGCAGCGGCCTGTTCCTCTACGGCCTGCACAACGCCGACGTCCGGGACGCGCAGCGCGCGGACTACGTGCAGACCGCCAAGCAAGCGATACTCAACCTGACCACCATCAACGACAGCACCGCCAAGGCGGATATCGACCGCGTGCTCGCGGTGGCCTCCGGCGAACTCAAGGCCGAGTATTCCCAGCGCAAGGACGCCTACGCGAGCGTGGTGGAGCAGGCCAAGGTGAAAGCCAGCGGTGAGATCATCGAATCTGCCATCGAGAGCGAGGACGGGAATTCGGCGCGGGTGCTGGTCGCCGCCAAACAGACCCTGACCAATGCGGGTATGGCCGATCCGCAGACGCGGTTCTACCGATTCCGGGTCACCGTCACTCGCGACGACAGCGGGATCACCGCATCACAGGTGGAGTTCGTAGCATGAACCGACGTCGGATAGTCCTAGTAGCGTCGGCACTCGGTCTTGTGCTCATGGCACTGGCCGCCATCTGCGGGATCACCGGATACAAGTACTGGAACGATCGCAAGGCTGAAGACGCGCGCACCCAGGTCGTCCCCGCCGCCCAGCGCACGGTCGAGGCGATGTTCACCTACAACTTCAAGACGGTGGACGCCGAATTGCCCAAGGCCGCGGACAATCTCACGGGCGGTTTCCGCGACGACTACCTGAAGCTGATCAAGGAAGCCATCGCACCGGGCGCCAAGGAGAAGGAACTCAACGTCCAGGCGACCACGCAGGCCAGCGGTGTCGTCTCCGCTGAGCCCGCGCACGCGGTGGTGCTGCTGTATCTGAATCAGGTGAGTACCGGTAAGGATTCGCCGCAGGCCAGTATCAGTACCAGCCGGGTGAAGGTGAGCCTGGACAAGAACGACGGGCACTGGCTCGTCTCGGCGGTCACGCCTATCTGATAGCCCTTGTGGCTCAGCGACTTTCGCGGGGCAGGTGCACGGTGAATGTGGTGCCCTCGCCGGGAGTGCTCTGCACACTCACCTCGCCCTCGTGCGCGGCGACCAACGCTTGCACGATGGACAACCCGAGTCCGGTGCCGCCGCTGGTGCGGGTGCGGGAGGTATCGGTGCGATAGAAGCGTTCGAAGACGCGCTCGGCTTCCTCGGCGGGTAAGCCGGGGCCGGTGTCGGCCACTTCCAGCAGAACCGCGTCATCGGTGGGGGTGAGGCGGACCTTGACGGCGGTGCCGGGTGGGGTGTGGGTGAGGGCATTGTTCAGCAGGTTGGCCAGCACTTGGCGAAGCCGGGCCTCATCGCCGACCACCTCCAATGTGCCTGCGCCCGAACAGATTTCCAATTCGACCGTTCGATGCGGGCCGTCGTCGCCATTGGCCGCGACGACCGCGCGCGCATTGTGCACGGCGTCGCTGGCGATGGCGAGCAGATCGACCGGACCCAGTTCCAATGGGCGCTGCGCGTCCAGTCGGGCCAGCATCAGCAGATCCTCGACCAGCAGACCCATGCGCTGGGCCTCGTGTTCGATGCGATCCATGAACAGGGCCGGATCCGCGGTCGCGCCTTGGCGATACAGCTCGGCGAAGCCGCGGATGGTGGTGAGCGGGGTGCGCAGTTCGTGGCTCGCGTCAGCGATGAAGCGGCGCATCTTCGATTCGGAGCGCCGCGCCGCGGCCTCGGAGGCTTCGGTCGCGGCGAAGGCGGTCTGGATCTGGGCCAGCATGCCGTTGAGCGATTGGGACAGTCGGTCGACCTCGGTATTGGTGCCGCGCACCGGAACTCGGCGATACAGATCGCCCGCGGCGATGGCGGCGGCGGTCTTCTCGACCGCGCGCAACGGGCGCAGACTGCGGCGGATCACGAAGTAGGCGAGTACCGCGAGCGCGGCGAGTACGGCGGCGCCGACCATGAGCTGCAGCATGATCAACCGGTTGGCGGTGTCGATGTTCTCGGTGAGCGGTATCGCGACGGTCGTCGTCGTATCGGGTGTCACCGCCGTGATGGTTCGCCATTTGACCGTGGCACCGTTCCTGGAGCCGACGGTCGTCGGTTTGGTGATGACCCTGCCGCCGGGCGAGTCGGCGGTCGGCCGCCCTTCGGGTGGCTCCGGCAGCACGGGTTCGGCTTCGACATTGAACGGTCTGGTCTCGAAGTAGACGGTGGCGTTGCCGCCCGGGGTCGGTTGGGTGCGGATGTAGAAGGTGCTGGACGGATGCGGCGGATTGGCCGGGTTCACGGGTCTGGGCCGCGACCACGCCATGGCCGCATCGCGCAGTTGCTGATCGGTGCGATGGGTCAGCGATTTCTCCAACGCGGAGGTGACGACCATCCCGGATGCCAGCAGACCCAGCGCGGATAGCAGCACGAGCGCGACCACCAGGGTAACGCGCAGCGGTATCGCCGACGATCTGCGCGACAGTTCGCGACGGGTCCTGGCGATCCGGGAGGCGGTCATTTCTCGGTTTGGCGCACGCGATTGGGCGCGCGCATCACGTAGCCGACGCCACGCAGGGTGTGGATCAAACGCTGATCAC is part of the Nocardia sp. NBC_00565 genome and encodes:
- a CDS encoding sensor histidine kinase, giving the protein MTASRIARTRRELSRRSSAIPLRVTLVVALVLLSALGLLASGMVVTSALEKSLTHRTDQQLRDAAMAWSRPRPVNPANPPHPSSTFYIRTQPTPGGNATVYFETRPFNVEAEPVLPEPPEGRPTADSPGGRVITKPTTVGSRNGATVKWRTITAVTPDTTTTVAIPLTENIDTANRLIMLQLMVGAAVLAALAVLAYFVIRRSLRPLRAVEKTAAAIAAGDLYRRVPVRGTNTEVDRLSQSLNGMLAQIQTAFAATEASEAAARRSESKMRRFIADASHELRTPLTTIRGFAELYRQGATADPALFMDRIEHEAQRMGLLVEDLLMLARLDAQRPLELGPVDLLAIASDAVHNARAVVAANGDDGPHRTVELEICSGAGTLEVVGDEARLRQVLANLLNNALTHTPPGTAVKVRLTPTDDAVLLEVADTGPGLPAEEAERVFERFYRTDTSRTRTSGGTGLGLSIVQALVAAHEGEVSVQSTPGEGTTFTVHLPRESR
- a CDS encoding MCE family protein, giving the protein MKLTRFVRIQLAIFSVLTVIGLVVMGGTYVGLPAMFGIGRYRVTVQLAATGGLYPTANVAYRGTNVGKVEEVRLTPMGVDAKLSIDSDYKIPSDVDAWVRSVSAIGEQYVDLVPAANPKGGNLSDGSVVPVERTKLPEDIGTVLDRSDRLLSSIADTKLRQVIDDAFTAFNGAGPDLQKFIDSASLLVQEAQASAEPTKDLLEKIGPLLDTQNQSDAAIRSWTQDLATVTDQLRAHDPALRNVINKTPAAAQQVSSLFQDLKPTLPILLSNLVSVGQVGVTYHAGLEQILVVYPPLTAAFLTVIRGPIEYGAVVDFHLELNDPPGCTTGFLRPDQRRSPADLTTPDSPPGMYCKVAQNAREAVRGIRNTPCMEVPGKRAPTPELCRDPNGYVPEGDNPPFGPPNPVTPSGDPIGDQGSTHPAASSTSLDPGSGTFVGPDGRTYRQGDIGKDGSGTIPSSWQAMLQEQQI
- a CDS encoding h domain protein, with the translated sequence MNRRRIVLVASALGLVLMALAAICGITGYKYWNDRKAEDARTQVVPAAQRTVEAMFTYNFKTVDAELPKAADNLTGGFRDDYLKLIKEAIAPGAKEKELNVQATTQASGVVSAEPAHAVVLLYLNQVSTGKDSPQASISTSRVKVSLDKNDGHWLVSAVTPI